The genomic window GgacattaattgacacacaaagcTTCAATTTTTTGCTAACACTTTCCTTTCTGGTATGGAAACCCCTAAAATGAAATATGCTGATACAGCAACTTTTGCAAAATTAATTATCCAAATCTGGAAATGTTTTTGGAAAATCGAAACTTAATGATATAATTATGAAAgcttacacaaaatattttataaaaaaaaaaaacagtaaattttaatgataataaaggAATAGTTCCAAACCTTTTTCCATTTCGACGTCGACGTTTTGTTGCATACACCGTGCCCAATTGGCTCATAGCGACGGTTGCCGATTGTTGTGTATGATGCGCAGGTGCACTTAATGTTTGTTGTGTGTGAGTTTGCGCTACCACGTGCGTTGCACTTGCTAGTGGCGCTGAATCCACGCCACTGCCAACAGCGGGCGCAGCTAACACTGCACTATTTGGATGGGATAGCATTGTTGCAATATGATGATGTGTGGCTTGATTGTTGCTATCGTTGACAATGCCACCACTTTTGCTGTGACAGTAATTGTTGGCAATTAATTGtgttgtataatttatattgtctGCACAAGGCGGGGCGCATTTAATTGCCGATGGCAAAGCGCCCACGCCAGATACGTATTCCGTTTTAATGTCGTTATCTCAAAcacttaatataaattttataaatattctccAAGCAAAATTTCGTAATTCTTATCGAATCAACTAATAAATAAGAACAATACATTCAAAAACATATTCATTCGAAAAATCAAAGATATTCCGCACTTATTTATCACACTTTatcacaaaaatgaaaagaactcgcgaaaaatgtcaatattttcgaaggaaaattttcttttttactttttttttttaataatattggaaCTAAAATTTATATGGCAGCAAAGTTTTaagaaactttaatatttattgcacTTGGAAAATCTATCACAATTTGTAAAACACTAGAATTGTCACATTTCCACTAATAAATTTTCCACACAAAATGTTCACCGTCgcatagaaaatttgtttttacataaactacaattaactattaataattatcgtatatgaaaaattgtgtccttaaaacgtaataaaacgcacgttttttaaaataattttccccaattaaatattattaaaaattgacagTACAATcaacacacattttttttaatcgttataCAAAAACCGCGTCCGTATTATCGTGCTAAACCTTAACATCTATCAAAAACCACATAGAATACCCCACAATACGatataaaaccgaaaaaaaaccATTGATTCCAATAACAAATGTATATCCATCTTTCTTCAAATTATTCTACATATGATATCTTTATTCTTGTTTAATACACCCCCACCATTTATTATCATTCCTACTCATTtaatcttatataaaaatatgtatcccATTCTTGTTTATTCTGTTCTATTGTTTTAACCTAACGACTCATTATCTTCTctctttatatatttgtatctcACTCATAAAACCATATAACAGTATACAATCTTCCTCTAGTTGTTAATAATCCCGCCTCTCGACCAATTGTACAAGAATGACGTCACTAAAGTAATATGGCAACATGATATAGTGGGAGAGAGTAGGCGTGAATTTTCCATTCGTTATCTTTCTTTAATATATGTTATCAGTTGTATAatgtttactttatttaattttcttatcattGTAAATGTTTATAGAAATGTTACTAAACCTTATTAAACCTAATTTAGGGTAGTTTTTAGTTATGTAGTTGGTGATCTTGTTTAGTTGGTAatacattatagttattttttttttacattttattattatttttttcatatagatTGGATAAAATGATAAGTTATTTAGTTACATAGATGTCATATTattgctgaaaaaaatatataaattgttcggaaaaaatgtaaattgtgcAACAAGTACGGTAACTAGTTCATTACTCACGCTAGGCTATTTGCTCAAGCGGGTATAAGACTTGAACCGCACGAGTTGATCATAGTAGGTATCTTTTTTTACGAATGCGGTGTTAcactcgaaaaatattattttaaagtgccagttgaaattattttctacataaaaatatggaGGAAAATTATCCTGGAAGCTCCGAAAATGAGTGGATTTTACCAGATGTtattgtagacgaaaaatttatgacagcgaaaataattgaaaaaacgaGAGAAGTGAATCCGAAGTATGAAGCtgcttacataaaatttatgcaatggcgattacaaaaaaacattaaggATTTCTcagaatcgatttttttgacgTACTTCAATGAATTGGCAACAAATCGTAAACCAACAAGTTTGTGGGCGACTTATTCGATGCTTCGAAGCATGATTGAGATCAAACACAAATTAAATATCCATGGTTATTCAAGTTTACTTGcttttctgaaagaaaaaagtatCGGATACAAAAGTAAAATGGCTCAGGTGTTAAGTGCTAGACAAATTAATCAATTCCTTGAAGAAGCTCCAGATGAGAAGTTCTTGGCTGTAAAGGTTAATTTTGCTAAGAATGTGTACATAAAATGCcgattttaacttaaaatctttatattacttttaagGTAGCTTTAATTTTTGGAGTGCAAGGCGCTTGCAGAAGGCAAGAACTATGTGACTTAACTTTGAATGATATTGAAGACAGCGGTAGACAGCTTTTGGTGAAAATACCACAAACTAAGAATGAAAAATCTAGATCATTTGTAGTAACAGGTGATTTTTATCAGATATACAAAAAGTATGCCAATTCGCGTCCAGCAAATGTACCAACTTCAAGATTCTTCCTAAATTACCGTAACGGAAAATGCCTACCGCAAGTTATTGGCATCAATACACTTGGTGGTATACCTAAAGCAATTGCAACGTACCTTAAATTAAAAGATGCAGATTCTTACACTGGACATACGTTCAGGAGAACTTCTACTAGTCTTTTAGCTGATTCTGGTGCCGATTTACTGTCCCTCTGCAAGTTTGGAAGATGCAAATCTAGTACATTCTCGGAAAACTACTAAGAAATGTGTGTAGACAACAAGAAACGCATCCGTCAAAAAGTTACTAATTAACACTTCTCCAGAAAACAGAAATTAAACAAGAATGCATCTTCTAACTCccaaatttgttatattatctCCCTAAGTTTGAGAGTATTTAAaggatattttcttttatttattgatgaaaaaaaaccGCACAGGTCATACTAAAAGGGTTAGccattgattattttaaaaaatgtttcaaacaaaagtggtttatctttatatataataaacattgttattttgtatttttatattttgtgtgttCCTCTTTCATTCCAATCTTTTTCTTTCTGATTGTGTTAAAAgcaagattatttttttaaggaaaagttCCAGAATAAATTGtctgtaaatgaaaaaaaaaaaaattattccatggTTATTCACTATTATCACCGAGTACgcaattttatttaaggtggaagcgcagataaatgCTTTTAACAATCTATATGTCACAATGCTTGAGTCTTCCCAACGCTACCaccaaaattatataacattatagTAGATTGTATTTTGAGAAATGATCTGTATAATGactaatctattaaaaaaattgggttTTATTTATGAGACAGATAATTCATTTGAACAGTATTACTGTAAACTACTATGGTTTCTTATTATTCAGTTTGATCCTACTTTCACAGTTCCACTTTATAGCAAAAAATATTgcatggcaaaatgattttctaccTTCCATGGTGTCGTGGTGACCCaggaaaataaaggtttttcttCTAATCAATTCAATTGTATTTCCGTCGTGATTATCTAGGCAGTTTtagctattataaaatatgtatttgagtaaattttacataaaaaaaggttctttaaaaaaatttccgaggaagtaatagttttcaaaatgtttaacTGAGAATAGTTAGAGTAAGTTTCCAATTTCTActacaaaaaataactaaaatatttgaaaaaaaaacaaactattgctTCTACGGATATTTTTATGATAGCTAAAACTTCCATAAGCAGGATAGattacgagatatttgaaaaaaacctattttcgcgacctttgacttttaataattttttttgtgcacatgattttgcaatggacTTTTCATGTAAGATTGGGTGTTTTTGGTCTTATTTTTCTGAGCTAAAGTTAATTGtgaagtttatta from Chrysoperla carnea chromosome 2, inChrCarn1.1, whole genome shotgun sequence includes these protein-coding regions:
- the LOC123293006 gene encoding uncharacterized protein LOC123293006; its protein translation is MEENYPGSSENEWILPDVIVDEKFMTAKIIEKTREVNPKYEAAYIKFMQWRLQKNIKDFSESIFLTYFNELATNRKPTSLWATYSMLRSMIEIKHKLNIHGYSSLLAFLKEKSIGYKSKMAQVLSARQINQFLEEAPDEKFLAVKVALIFGVQGACRRQELCDLTLNDIEDSGRQLLVKIPQTKNEKSRSFVVTGDFYQIYKKYANSRPANVPTSRFFLNYRNGKCLPQVIGINTLGGIPKAIATYLKLKDADSYTGHTFRRTSTSLLADSGADLLSLCKFGRCKSSTFSENY